The segment CGTGGAGGGCTGGAGGGTATCCAAAAACTAATAGATTCCAAAGGCCTTGGAACAATAGAATTAAGTACAGGAATTCAACTATCCGGTGACTTTACCCGGGTAATAGAACATCAGGGAAAACCAATTTATATTCAAACCAACGGTAAAACAGCATTATCTTACCGGGAAAAAGAATTAGTGGGACATGGCAGTTTAAACCATCCAAAAGGTTTCGGCTCACCAGTGGGAAAACTTAAGGGTATAAATTTAGCAATAGAGGACATGAGCCCTCGCGATCTTCGAGCTTATGATATATACGAAGGAGAGAAGATCACTTTAGAATTTGAAGGCGGGGTGGTAGTTACAGGAGAGATAATTAATGTTACACGAAACCTGCAGGGAAAAATAATCCTGATAAGCTTAAAAGATTGTACTGTTTCTTATAAAGAAGAAATTCTTTTTAAACCTGAATGGGGAAATTACGATATGGCTATAGGAAAAGAAATTATATCTGCCTTCTCGGGACCTGCAGATCCTTTATCCTTTGACCTTATTACTCACACCCCTTCAAGTACTACTATCAAAAGCAAAAAGACAGCTGAAAGAGAAGAACTGGAGAGTCTCTATCAGGCAGTTCGGAATATACGAAATGGTGAAAACACCAAATTCTCATTGCAGGCTGCTTTTGATATTTTGAAGAAACATCACTCCAGCGACTGGTTACTTTCAGTTGAAATTTTTGAATTGGCGGTTGACAGTGATCAGAGATTAGCCAAAGAAGTAAAGGAATATCTTGATGCTTTAAAAGGAAAGAGGCCGGAGATATCTCACCTTATTGATGGAGGAATGGAACTAATAAATCAAAATTTGGTGATCAACAGAGACGCTTAAAAATTATACTTTTATACGATCCATCGCCTCAGGACTTTGGATCTTGTTTCCATTGTACTCCAGAGACCATCCCATAGAATTGGTAAGAATATAGATTTTTTGAAGTTCACTTATCAGGCGATTCTGTGCATTAGACTTTATGGTCGAATTTTCAATCTTGGTCATGAGCGACTTTTTAATTCGCTCCTGGATCTTGTTATAATCTTTAGCTTCAAATTGATTTAAATAATCCTGGGTAACATCATAATATTGAATATTAGGATTTATAGAGATTTCTTCCTTAGGAATATGATGAATCCTTACAGTTTTGGTTTCAGGATCTACTTCTGTTCTTAGTTTACTTAAGTCGTAGGCCACGGTAACATCTGCATTTACAATTATAAGAGCCTTCTTTCTTGCAGAAAAGACATCAAGATAAAATCTTTTGGAGTCATTATAAGAATATACCTGAGCAAAATTACCTTCAGTCACTACCAGTTTTCCAACATTTTTTATTTGCTTTTCTATTAAACTGAGTACTTTCAACAAGTTGATCGCGCTGTTCCTCTTTGGTTTCAAAATATTTCCAGGCAAAAAAAATGGCCACCAGGCCGAAAAGGACTATTGCAATAGTTTTTTTCATTCAGAGGTATTAAGGCTACAAAAATAAGAAAAGTGCCATTAACAATTAATTGAAGAAAGGCAGATTTATAAAATGTAAATGGACGGCCCCACCCGTCCATTTACGTTTTAATTCTAAAATCTACCCCAACAAATTTTAGAAACAGTTCTTTGATTGTAATGCTGTTTTAAACAACCTGTTGATCAAAGAGACTATAAAAATACAAAAATTTCTTTCTTGCACAAGAAATTTAATACTTTTTCGAAGACTTAATTTTTTGTTAACCAACTACATAGAGCTTCCTTACTTCCTTACTAAAATTAAAATCTTCTTATTTTAGCAAAAAAAAAATGGATGGCCCCCACCATCCATTTTCGTTTTTCTCAAATTCTACCCCAAAGAATTTTTGAATCATACATTAATTAAAAGCCGCTTTTAAAGCGATTTATCAATTAATGTGAAACAAATGTAGCTCAAAAGTTCAAGTAGAGATAACGTTTTTGACCCACATATGTATACTTTAGGAAAAGAATAACGATTGTGGAATCTAATTTTTAAAGATTACTTAAAAATTCAAATGGGGGAATTTATTTCTCAATTTTTCTATTGAAGCCTGTAACCCAACAAGAAATTTTTGATGAGCTTCAGATTCTGAATTGAAGGAACGATGATTTAATCCTCTTTGAATAGACCCTATTTCTTTTAAAACAGGAATTGACTCTTTAGACATCCAGGTCTCTGTAAACTTTTGCCAGATGTACTCTATTGCCGTAGAATTGGGATGTAACATATCTTCGGAATAAAAGCGGTAATCCCTTAATTCGTCCATCACAATTTCATATGCAGGAAAATAACTTACCTCAGCAAATTTCTCTACAATTTTAGAAACTGCCTCTATTAATCTTGATTTGCTTACCTGGTTTTGAACTACACCATCCTTTATGTGGCGCACGGGAGAAATTGTAAAAATTATTGCAATTCCCGGATTAATGCTCTGCAAAGCAGAAATGATATTTTGAAGACAAACAATAATGTCTGCAATTTCCATCATATTTTTATGAAATCTATGCTGAGGAAATTTGTGGCAATTTGCAACGTAATATCCCGTTTCCTGCAGAATATATCCTATAGAAGTTCCCAGGGTAAGGATTACATGACTGGCCTTTTCGAGATATTCCCTGGTAAAAGTTAAATTTATATTCAGGTTTTTCACCAGTTCTTCCCTGTCTATATTGCTCATTATAGAATGAGCTTCAAAACTATGCCAACGCTCATTGTGCTGTATAACATCTTCTGCACTGTACCCGAGATTCTTTACCGCTTTGTCAATAAAGTTCTCCAAAGCTGCCGGATGATAAAGAATTCCAAAAGGATTTCTAAGATTGGGCAGCTTATAATAATCCAGTTTTTCTCCAATATTTTCGACAAAACAGGAACCTAATAAGAAGACCTCAGAATAGTGATCTATTTTTGGCTCCTGTGGTGGTATTGAGAAAGTAGTCCTGAATTGCACGTTTTATGTATGTATTTAAGACCTCACAGGTTTTGGAAACCTGTGAGGTCTATATCTTACTTTTATTGAACAAACTTTTTAGCTTCCTGCAATGCCTGTTCTATTCCTTCAGGTTTTTTACCTCCGGCAGTTGCGAAGAAGGGTTGTCCACCACCACCACCGTTGATGTGTTTACCCAGTTCTTTTACTACCATTCCCGCATGTAAATTCCTGGAAGCTACCAGTTCTTTCGAAATATAACAGGACAGCAAAGCCTTATCATCCTGTTGAGAAGCCAGTAATAAGAAAAGATTATCATTCGTCTCCCCTAATTG is part of the Antarcticibacterium sp. 1MA-6-2 genome and harbors:
- a CDS encoding GSCFA domain-containing protein, whose translation is MQFRTTFSIPPQEPKIDHYSEVFLLGSCFVENIGEKLDYYKLPNLRNPFGILYHPAALENFIDKAVKNLGYSAEDVIQHNERWHSFEAHSIMSNIDREELVKNLNINLTFTREYLEKASHVILTLGTSIGYILQETGYYVANCHKFPQHRFHKNMMEIADIIVCLQNIISALQSINPGIAIIFTISPVRHIKDGVVQNQVSKSRLIEAVSKIVEKFAEVSYFPAYEIVMDELRDYRFYSEDMLHPNSTAIEYIWQKFTETWMSKESIPVLKEIGSIQRGLNHRSFNSESEAHQKFLVGLQASIEKLRNKFPHLNF
- a CDS encoding DUF4230 domain-containing protein; translation: MKVLSLIEKQIKNVGKLVVTEGNFAQVYSYNDSKRFYLDVFSARKKALIIVNADVTVAYDLSKLRTEVDPETKTVRIHHIPKEEISINPNIQYYDVTQDYLNQFEAKDYNKIQERIKKSLMTKIENSTIKSNAQNRLISELQKIYILTNSMGWSLEYNGNKIQSPEAMDRIKV